In Streptomyces sp. NBC_00433, a single genomic region encodes these proteins:
- a CDS encoding cellulose binding domain-containing protein, giving the protein MHDRTSIPPAGLRRVTPLAAILLILAIAAAVFGGQAAASGPTAQAATRPAAAAASSLPCDLYATGGTPCIAAHSTTRALFAAYNGPLYQIQRASDHSYRDIGLLAAGGYADGASQVSFCSGTSCTITKIYDQSSKHNDMPISWGGYWKGPGANGADIGANAAALPITAAGHQVFGVKVTPGTGYRIDHANGAPTGAQPEGIYMVTSSNYTNQWCCFDYGSGENTHTDTGNATMNSIYWGNACWFGGCTGTGPWVEADLENGMFHTGTGSNHDANNQGVHYPFVSAWEKNNGTSNFTLKYGNAASGGLTTTYSGGLPKGYSPMKTDSSILLGTGGDNSPTGQGEFFEGAITAGFPTDATENAVQAAITTAGYGSTTGPNTIRVTNPGAQSATVGTAVAGLQIQATDSASGQTLTYSASGLPSGLSISSSGQITGTPTTAGTYTVTVTATDSTGAAGSASFTWTVTTGGTTGGTTGGSTGGTCHIAYTKTSEWPGGFTADVTVGNTSTSAVNGWSVGFSMPGDQTVTNGWNATVTQSGRNVTAANLSYNSTIAPGGSTSFGFQGTFASSDAVPTAFTLNGTACS; this is encoded by the coding sequence ATGCATGACCGCACGTCCATCCCGCCCGCCGGTTTACGCCGCGTCACACCGCTCGCCGCGATCCTCCTGATCCTGGCGATCGCGGCGGCCGTGTTCGGCGGCCAGGCCGCCGCAAGCGGTCCTACCGCGCAGGCGGCAACCCGTCCGGCCGCCGCGGCGGCCTCGTCGCTTCCCTGTGACCTCTATGCCACCGGCGGGACGCCGTGCATCGCGGCGCACTCCACGACCCGTGCCCTGTTCGCGGCCTACAACGGCCCGCTGTACCAGATCCAGCGCGCGTCGGATCACAGCTACCGCGACATCGGGCTGCTGGCCGCGGGCGGTTACGCCGACGGGGCGTCCCAGGTCTCGTTCTGCTCCGGCACGTCGTGCACGATCACCAAGATCTACGACCAGAGCAGCAAGCACAACGACATGCCCATCTCCTGGGGCGGCTACTGGAAGGGACCCGGCGCCAACGGCGCCGACATCGGTGCCAACGCTGCGGCCCTGCCCATCACCGCGGCGGGCCACCAGGTCTTCGGCGTCAAGGTCACACCCGGCACCGGCTACCGGATCGACCACGCCAACGGCGCCCCCACCGGCGCCCAGCCCGAGGGCATCTACATGGTGACCTCGTCGAACTACACCAACCAGTGGTGCTGCTTCGACTACGGCAGCGGTGAGAACACCCACACCGACACCGGCAACGCCACCATGAACTCCATCTACTGGGGCAACGCCTGCTGGTTCGGCGGCTGCACCGGCACCGGCCCCTGGGTCGAGGCCGACCTGGAGAACGGCATGTTCCACACCGGGACCGGATCCAACCACGACGCGAACAACCAGGGCGTCCACTACCCGTTCGTCAGCGCCTGGGAGAAGAACAACGGCACCAGCAACTTCACCCTCAAATACGGCAACGCCGCCTCAGGGGGACTGACCACCACCTATTCCGGCGGGCTGCCCAAGGGCTACTCCCCCATGAAGACCGACAGCTCGATCCTCCTGGGCACCGGCGGCGACAACAGCCCGACCGGACAGGGCGAGTTCTTCGAGGGCGCCATCACCGCCGGCTTCCCCACCGACGCCACCGAGAACGCCGTCCAAGCCGCGATCACCACCGCCGGCTACGGATCGACGACCGGCCCCAACACGATCAGGGTGACCAACCCCGGGGCGCAGAGCGCCACCGTGGGCACCGCGGTCGCCGGTCTCCAGATCCAGGCCACCGACTCGGCCAGTGGCCAGACGCTGACCTACTCGGCCAGTGGCCTGCCCTCGGGGCTTTCCATCAGCTCCTCCGGCCAGATCACCGGAACCCCGACCACCGCGGGGACCTACACCGTGACGGTGACCGCCACCGACTCCACGGGAGCGGCCGGCAGCGCGTCCTTCACCTGGACCGTCACCACCGGCGGCACCACCGGCGGCACCACGGGCGGTAGCACCGGCGGCACCTGCCACATCGCCTACACCAAGACCAGTGAATGGCCGGGTGGCTTCACGGCCGACGTCACCGTCGGCAACACCAGCACCAGCGCGGTCAACGGATGGTCCGTCGGGTTCTCGATGCCGGGCGACCAGACGGTCACCAACGGGTGGAACGCCACCGTGACCCAGTCCGGCCGGAACGTCACCGCCGCCAACCTGAGCTACAACAGCACCATCGCTCCCGGCGGCAGTACCTCCTTCGGGTTCCAGGGCACCTTCGCTTCGAGCGATGCCGTGCCCACCGCGTTCACCCTCAACGGCACCGCGTGCAGTTGA
- a CDS encoding sigma-70 family RNA polymerase sigma factor, translated as MRGNEDCVAAAYRRWGGLIHALAWRSLGDAREAEDVTQQVFLAAWRGRRGYRPDRGSLAGWLVGIAHRKIADALTARTRRTVLVANAGSALSPAPDARAQPDATLERVFVARELARLPAAQQQVLSLAFYADLTQAEISAYTGLPLGTVKSHSRRGLRRLRLLIQGEVATG; from the coding sequence ATGCGGGGCAACGAGGACTGCGTCGCCGCCGCCTATCGCCGCTGGGGCGGACTGATCCATGCGCTCGCCTGGCGGTCGCTCGGGGACGCCCGGGAGGCCGAGGACGTCACCCAGCAGGTCTTCCTTGCCGCATGGCGCGGCCGGCGCGGATACCGGCCGGACAGGGGCTCACTGGCCGGATGGCTCGTCGGCATAGCGCACCGGAAGATCGCCGACGCGCTCACCGCCCGTACCCGGCGGACTGTCCTGGTGGCCAACGCGGGCTCGGCGTTGTCTCCCGCGCCGGACGCCCGTGCCCAGCCCGATGCCACGCTCGAACGGGTCTTCGTGGCCCGCGAGCTGGCCCGCCTCCCCGCCGCCCAGCAGCAGGTGCTGAGCCTGGCCTTCTACGCGGATCTCACCCAGGCGGAGATTTCCGCCTACACCGGACTGCCCCTGGGCACCGTCAAGAGCCACTCGCGCCGCGGGCTGCGCAGGCTGCGGCTACTGATCCAGGGGGAGGTGGCGACTGGCTGA
- a CDS encoding cobalamin B12-binding domain-containing protein, with amino-acid sequence MGEAAGGTSGSGGTGRASERPGAGITTGALARRLGVAATTVRSWDRRYGIGPAVRFDGRHRRWAPRDVALVEEMCRLTAAGVPPAEAARAARAAAEAPPAPTAHAPVEPVRPSSRRPTVGGLPLGDFRQECRGLARAALRLDSPTVDALLTGLVERHGLIVSWEEVITPTLRAVGRKWQLSGQRYVEVEHLLSWHVSSVLRRVRTAPLAAGAAPVLLACVPGDHHTLPLEALAAGLGELGLPPRMFGGAVPVDALDEAVRRIGPAAVVLWSQSRTTADRPLARHVAASGRGVRGARAYPVVFAAGPGWAGPPMPGMLRPHGLRDALSALDHIASLDPGLVEPTRTGTG; translated from the coding sequence ATGGGTGAGGCAGCGGGCGGAACGAGCGGTTCGGGCGGGACCGGGAGGGCGTCGGAGCGGCCGGGGGCCGGGATCACCACGGGCGCGTTGGCCCGGCGGCTCGGTGTGGCCGCCACGACGGTCCGGTCCTGGGACCGCCGTTACGGCATCGGTCCGGCAGTCCGCTTCGACGGCCGGCATCGCCGCTGGGCCCCGAGGGACGTGGCCCTCGTCGAGGAGATGTGCCGGCTCACCGCTGCGGGCGTTCCGCCCGCCGAAGCGGCCCGAGCCGCCAGAGCCGCCGCCGAGGCGCCGCCCGCGCCGACGGCCCACGCGCCCGTGGAGCCCGTGCGGCCCTCCTCCCGGCGGCCAACGGTCGGCGGGCTGCCGCTCGGCGACTTCCGACAGGAGTGCCGCGGACTTGCGCGGGCCGCGCTACGGCTGGACAGCCCGACCGTGGACGCCCTGCTGACCGGACTGGTCGAGCGGCACGGGCTGATCGTCTCCTGGGAGGAGGTGATCACGCCGACCTTGCGCGCCGTCGGCCGCAAGTGGCAGCTCTCCGGTCAGCGGTATGTGGAGGTCGAGCACCTGCTGTCCTGGCACGTGTCGTCGGTGCTGCGGCGGGTCCGTACGGCGCCACTTGCCGCAGGCGCGGCGCCTGTGCTGCTCGCGTGTGTGCCCGGCGACCACCACACCCTTCCGCTGGAGGCTCTCGCGGCCGGGCTCGGCGAACTCGGCCTTCCGCCCCGGATGTTCGGTGGAGCGGTGCCGGTCGACGCCCTGGACGAGGCCGTCCGCCGGATCGGGCCGGCGGCCGTCGTCCTGTGGTCCCAGTCCCGCACCACGGCCGACCGCCCGCTCGCCCGCCATGTCGCGGCCAGCGGTCGGGGCGTCAGGGGCGCCCGTGCCTACCCGGTGGTCTTCGCCGCCGGGCCTGGCTGGGCGGGTCCTCCGATGCCGGGCATGCTCCGCCCTCACGGCCTGCGCGACGCGCTGTCCGCACTGGACCACATCGCCTCGCTGGACCCGGGCCTCGTCGAGCCGACCCGCACAGGTACCGGCTGA